The DNA window GCTTCAATTCATACATGTCGGTTGTTGACTATGGACCATCTCGATTGTTGACAAAGGTTAATCTCCAAACAAGACCACAATGTGTTACTCTAGGAGACTCTAAATTTAATGTGCTGTAATTCATCTATCTTGTAATACAATGCATTCTAAAATATTTAAGAGAATACTCAAATGATGTATGTGCCCATGGATTTAAATTCAATTAAAGAGTTTCTCCTAAAATTATGGTTTATCTTTTAACAAACTTTGCTAATTATAAGCATGAGCACAATGCTATATATTTCAGTATAAAGTTTAGAAAATCATAACGCACCATATTTTAAGACGGAGGGTGTATACAGTTGTTTCAATTCAAGTAGGATCTCACAAAGTGACAATTTATTAATGTGATGTAGTTGTTCCAAATCAGGTAACATAAACCACAGGATCTGTCGATCTGAGGCTCTCAACTCCAAAAATATGAAAAAGAAAACACAACGAAGGAAAAAATATTATTGAAAGCATCATGCAACAACAAAGGGATCGGATCGGAGGGAGAACTGATCGACGAAGCATTCACACGCGAGCCATGTCCCTCACTCCATCAGACGAGGCGGCGGCAGATGGTGACGCCGTCGGCGATGGCGAGCTGGCAGACCTCGACGCGGTCATCCGCGGAGAGGCGAACATTGAGGTCCCTGATGGCGGCCGAGAACCTCTTGTCCAGGTCCGACATCGGTGTCTCAGGCGGCATGGCCACCGTACCGCACCACAGCGTGTTGTCGTACACGATGATGCCGCCGACGCGCACCAGGCGGAGCAGCTGCTCGTGATACCGCACGTAGTTGGGCTTGTCGGCGTCGACGAAGGCGAAGTCGAAGGCGCCCAGGTTGGCCTCGTCGGCGAGCAGCGCGTCCAGGTTCTCCAGCGCGGGGCCCTCGCGGAAGTCGACCTTGCCCGCGACGCCGGCGCGCTCGATGAAGGGGCGGCCGATGTTGTAGTAGTCGCGATTAATGTCGAAGGCGATGACCTTCCCGTCGTCGGGGAGAGCCAGCGCCGTGGCCAGCAGGGAGTAGCCGGTGAACACGCCCACCTCCAGGGTGTTGCGCGCGCCGATGAGCTTGATGAGCATCCGCAGCAGCTGCGCCTCGTCGGGGGAGGACTGCATGAAACCCCACGCGTGCTTGTCTGTGACGAGGCGCAGGTCACGCATGCACTCCGGCTCGTGCGGCAGCACCGACGTGTCAAGCACATACTGCACGTATAATACAGATACAGATCTTTGTTATGCTTAGATTAAACTACCGATCCCGTGCTTAATACAATTATTAATTATAGTAAATTACGAGTAATGAAAAGAACTAAAATAATTGAATTCCATACCCGTGTTGGGAAAAAAAGACAGTGAATAAAAAGCCCAAGAATGTGATAAACAAAAAGTGAAATTTAAATAAAAACTAGAAAAAATCATATTTTGATCTCCAAATGAATTAGGAAGATAAAAGCCTAACTAATAGTATAATAGATTATAGTTACAAAATATCTAAATTcaataataatttttttaaaaaatagtaaATACAAAAGATGATCTGATGTTGGAAAATATCCATAGGCTTGGAAAAAAATCATAAATACAAAATCGGTGTATAGATATATAAGTAAAGTTTTAAAAGATTATTTATTTCGTACTAGAAACTACGATATTGTTGGTCCTATAAGCCTAGATTGTAAATATCTAGATCTGTGAAGAGATATAACATTGTGTTTGGTTAGACGGACAATCCCATTCGGTGTGGATGGATCTGGAATAAGGTGGCCCGGTGATTTTTCATTGGATGCACTCTTTTCATTGGATGCACTCATTCAATCCATAGATTGACCTTCTACTAGTGCTAAGCAGATGACGGATGATGTAAATCGGCAACTCaaaccaaacagggccatagGCTTGAAATTAGGATCGGATGATCGTATTGCAAACCAAACAGGCTATAAATAAACAaacaaataatccaataaatatGGAAAGAGAAAATGGTGTGAATTGAAATAGCATTACAAGTGGATTTTTTATGacataataaaaacaaaaaaaaccacATAATACGTCCATGGAGGTATTAAACGGACGTATAAGAGCAATGGAAGCCGGGCACCCGCACACCTATAATAAACATCGAAACACTTGTAGTCCCCATGACACTCGCTCATCCATCATGCTCTACACCTCACGACCTCAAGCTACTCTCTCATCATATGGCACTAACATATTACCAAGACCTCTGACTAGTAGAAGTTTTGGCATCACTATTGACTTTGGTGAGTGATTTTCATGGTGGTGGCCTAGGGCAGGAGCAGGTTCCTATGACCAAAATTATGAGAAGTCATGAAAAGGCATATACCAACTTTTGATACCTTACATGTAATCGGTCCATCGATTTCTTGATGTGCATCCAAGACAAGCTCGTCAGCAATACAACAGGTATCGTTTGACTTTTATCTCTCCACGAGAAGTTAGTCATTGATatgttttcaaaaaaaagaagTTAGTCACCTGATCACAAGTGCAAATGAATGCGATCATAGTGGGCCAATGCAAGTAAGGTTGAGTAGCATGGATAGCAGGTCTGAGATGTTGGTATGGATAGGGGTCAATGGTGGCTCCACGAGTTTGTTTGGAAAAACATTAGGCGTTGATAGATGTTGGCGTGGCGACGGGGCAATCCCGTGGCTGCTTGATGTAGCAATGGCTACAGCAGGAGTGTAgcgatttatttattttatattatatatttTATGATTATTAATTATAATAATTGAATAATATATTTGATTATAAATCTAACGGTATCAAGTTTATATTGCAATATTTGTAAATCGTTGATCAAATTATTGGTCAAAGATTGTGAAGTTTGAATGTTAATAGATGTTTGTTCGCCTTATAAATTGGACCGATGGGAGTGTGCAAGAGACTTGGATCGTGGCTTCACCGAGAAATTGAGCTCCCCAAGTGATAACATAAGGCCATCTTAATTTGGCATGGGCACATAACACATGAGATAAGAGTtagtaaaaagaagaagaagagaggaagacAATAGTGGAGTTGTTTGACTATGTCAATGAGTTTATGCCGATCCATTCAATTAGGGCGCATAAAGAAGGTAACCACAACCAAACCAATGGTGTGGTTGCCAATTAATCGCGTGTCGTACCTTGTAGAGTGCCTCGCTCTTGAGCAGTGTCTTGTTGCTGCTGTCCATGCTGCTGTGGACCAGGGCAATGATGTCGCCGCCGGCCGCCATGGATTATGCCTGCCGGCCTGCCTCTCTTAGTCGCCGGCACAGGTACAAGGTAGTAGTGGTTTGCTAGGTCGCCCACAGCTTCGTCCGGCTTGGCAACGACACTGTCTGCTCTATTTATGAGCTGGAGGGACGGGGAGTAGAAGCTGAACAGCTGATGATGGCCCTGTTGACTTTGCTCCCGCCGGCGCCATTCTTAAAACTTAGCCATTTTTAAAATAAATACTCCGGCCGGCACTCACTAGCGAGATAAGtgacataatttttttttattttcttttttactTTCCATGATGCAGTAACATCCTTCCCTGTCTCGTACCATTTTACATTAACTCATGGCACTCCCATTATAGAAATTGTTGGGTATTTTCCATGGCATAAAAAACTACTCGTAGAAAACATCGTCAACAATGCAAAAGTTTTTATGTGGGTCCCTTTATTCCCCCATCCAATCCTCTCCCATCTTTCTCTCTCCGGTCCCTAGCCACACGAACCTGGGCGTCATGGTCGTGCCCTTCCCCATGCCGGCGATATCGCAGATTCACCCTCCTGCTCCCACAACTGCGGGCGAGCGCCGTGCCCTCCTCCCACCAAGCCGGCGGCCGTGCAGAGCTTCTCCTCTCCTGGGCTGGTAGCCAAGGTCATGCACTCACGCTACTCACCCATGGCAGCAGCTGAGCGCTCTCCTCCCACACATCGATGTCGAGTGGCACCCGCCTCCCCCGCGCCGGCAAGCACGTTCCCAGGTCCTGCGAGGCCGCGGCGGGCAGCGGCGCGGCGTGGCGGCGGACTTGCGAGAGCCTGGGCGGCGCAGTGGCGAATCTGAGTCTCGGCGGTATGTGTGGCCGCGGCGTTCGGATATGTGCTAGCGTAGGCGAGTAGTACAGCTCGTGGGCAGGGTGGTGGTGCACGGTGATCTGTAGGATGCGATCGGTGGTGCGAGGGGGAGCGATAGAAACGACGCCGCTCTCTCCAACGTGATCTATGATGGTTTCTTCTGCTTTGTAACGCATGAAGACCCGGGTTGTTGTTTAGAAACGGTTTCTACACGTGAAGACGCGTGaggactgtggcagaaccgcctaatctaatgcctcccaggattacttgtctttcattagacactaagtactcaagagaggacactaaactacgcagttccgtcgagcacaccctaagggagaactcgaaaatccatatttttccatcaggatcataaatgagagaataaagcttacagcattcttaagtcatttcttacatcactttattacagtacataatattacctcaattgattataacagcggaatataacaatattatcagagttacagaggaaacaaagattaatttaatgacatgatgGAGTATTAACATAGAGGTCATTTATAAACAAGAGATGTTATgagattttatatcttttcttataaaaacctttagggagggttataaataaacactacggtcgtagcgtgaaaggaatcctttCTGAGccaaggtttccacacacaagagtcatctCTATGTATCCTctggtcacctgcaacagggggaataaaacctgagtactcgattgtactcagcaagacttacccaacaggagaaaaataaaagacttcaaggatatacaaggctatctggcttgtgggttattgcatctgcaagaagcattactaaacgttcATCCTTATACTCAATTTTACTAGTAGTCATCATTATGTAAGTACtcatgctactttcaagcaggtggtaagcaatcagaatcattttaccacctttcatattctagttcttactacggtgctagaccaaagCCATGTCGTACCATCTCACAGAAACAGctattcgtgaatcaatgtatcccatctaggtaccccgaaacacacgcctcgcttgtaccccaggcacaaacaagaccaacccgttccactcctgtcaagggATCTAGGTGTGGCAGAACATTCTGAATAACatgctttcggaggcgctcgtcttccactagatactaagcaccccgaaagttagctacatcggacagtttcaTTGAGCACACCCCACGAGAGAACctgaaacaatccatgttttacatctagaacccaataatgagtacgagcttgcaatacttagtccatttcatacaacaagagttcttgaaaattatttattacaataccagagttcagagtgcgataaataaatagcggaatttaaaataacatctagcagaaatgatacaaggatccatctacgcccactagaagaatcctccgtACAAGAGCTActtctcaagctgcacctgcaacagggtaaaataaaccctaagtccACAATATACTGGCAATACTTACCCGACttgtgggaatagtttcccgactccaagggttatgcatcggggcttgccttgggctggcgcggtgtcagctgagtcagtcattggtggctccgggacctcctcctacgcgagaatctcctcctcgtactcctcgatgatctcctcgaactcatgatcgtCTGTGGTCTCTATCTctaccaactcattctctacatgcatgcgatgatgatgcaacacttagcatttaggcaaaaaaaactcttaaaataagaatacgcatactaagctactaagctagctctaatgactaaggtactaagctaactatcatcttcatcaagcaaagtgttgggttcaactaacaaacccttagcttggcaatttaaggatatttctttatttctactagtgatttaatgtatattgaaacaaagagcattgaACTACCCTagtgcttagtctattctaaagctacaaaaattacagtgaacacataataatacaatgaaactgctgtaaaaattttaggactaaaactatcaccaattcactacaaaaattcctacaataatcaacttaataatattaagcattctcatactatttaatagctcctagtgtcaacacatttaaacatgaactaaatataccaacagatagaccacaattttaggaacctaacaaaatttatttcaaaatttttaggcacctacatgattttatattaattaccaaagatcagctcagaaattaaattagaaaactacttctaattccttagaaaaataaaaagtgAATCTCCCGCGTGGCCCACACGCGTGGCCTACGTGACACAGTGCGAGCAACGGCCCTCTTCCGTGGCCCACGCGCGAGGCGCTCGCACGTTGGCTCTttatgcaaaagagccctcaAACTTCTTTCAAATcataactaagtactaacactatttcctcCTCCCACaggccttctcacttaaccccccgaCCTTTCCTTAATTCACCCGCACGCACCCCCAGCGACTCAGCGCATGGCGGCGCGACGGGAGGTGACATGGCGCGACCGCGCTGACCACTAGAGGCTCGTGCTGGCCCGTCGGTCGGGCCGACCTGCAACTACGGTCCAACcgcctacaccaagcagcaacgtGGGGCGGTGGGATGCGCTGGAGCAAGCTGCAGCAACACGCGGCCGTCCGCGACGGCGGCGCACCCGCTCCGGTGAGCAAGGGCTGCTACGGACCTAATTGGCTAGCGAGTGAGCATCATGAGACAACCGTGGACCAGGATgaggtgacggttggggtggAAGATGGCGGAGGAGGGGTGGCCACGTGCGGCCAAGCCATGCGGTGGCGCGCACCGCGACGGCCCATCATGGCCCAAGGCCGGGGGAGCCCGCGCGCGACAGTTGCTTTGTAGAAAAGCCCCCGAGCTTTTAGATAATAACACGACTACTATGCACACTATTCCTACCTATATCTATTTTGCAAACAAGCCCTCAGATGTTCTCACCTTTACCACGAGGAGACCCCTGGGATCCCCGCGCGCGTCGGCGCGGCGGTCGATGGCATAAGGCAGTTACGCCCGACCATGGCTTGAGCCCGGCACCAGCAGCGCCCGCACGCGTGTGGTGACCACGGACTCAGGCTGCACAAGTGTAACTAGTGACGTGCACGAGTTTTAAAGCGCAGCAAAGGTTGCCGCTTACCTCCACTGAGGTTCAACCCATCCACTAATCCTAGAGACAACACTACCAGCTATCTAGCGAAGCAATCGTCATGACCATAGAGCAACCATAGAGGGAGATAAAAGGATGCCAACATGTGCTCGTCACTGGAGtgccggttcacgaacagagcgccaaTAACGTGGTTTACAGCGCGTTCGGACGATgtttggacaattttgaagagGACAACGCGACACCCAAAACATCTACAACCTACACCATGTTTACGTGCTCACTTAGAAGCAACCAACAATGCAAGCATAtgtagctagtgtttaaacattttagttagaatttaaacgccaaaatggcattgtctactaccCTTTTCAGACTTTAGAAAAGATCGGGGTTCAATTTGAACTTAACAACCATGAACACTTTTTGTCACAAttttttaaaaggcctaaaccttgttaacttcaaccaacaatcatttcatgtgtgttttaaattttaataccCGATAAACTTGTTTGCTAATTTCTCTTGGGCCTCAAGCTCGTTGCTAAGCAAGCTTgtaacaccgggggtgttacatTTCCCACATCAGCAAAATGCTTACGTGATAGAGTAACTAATGCACATAAAAACTATAATAATTTCTGCATTGTGGGTGCCCTTATGGTCCATACTCATACCACAATGTGATCACATCCTTCCCTGTTTTGTACTATATGACATTAACTTATGGTCTTTACTCATACGAGGTACAATAACGCATGTACAATGACGGTATGGAATCTGATTCCAAAACGCGTTAAGCGGCATTAAAAAGTTCGATTTTAGATAATGATTGTTAAATAAATCCCTGAGCAACCAGCGGCTCCTCTGACCGGTTGGTCGGGACGTCCGCCTGGTACTCTCGCGGGCAGGGTTCGAGtccccacgggtgcgctcgttcGCCTGCCCagagttaaaaaaatcccctcaccTGTCTCGAGTTTCTCAAAGCACAGGCAACGGACCGGCCCACTCACAGGGTAACGGGCCCCTGTGTAAGGGCGGGACACggtgttcgggggttttctcggcctgcgtgagaaggtcttcttccttaagcacAATGTTGCAGGGGCTGTCTGCCCACCgtaggccgagttttttttttaattcccTGAGCAACAAATTACTAAGATGATCGTGCAACAAGCCGATGTTCTACTCGTTGCAACACCCGATTTGTTACTGCAGTTCATTTCGCCGTTGACCCAGACCCAACAAACCAACACACATGACGCATGGCTGTCCGATTATCATTTTGAATCTTGAATATTCCGCGTGTTGGATTGGAGGGAGCTCGTTTAGGGGTCGTTTGGTTGCATGAGAACTATTCCCAGCTAGGCAATATCTTTACAAATTTGTATACCGCGGGAACCATTCTAGGCGCGGAACGCCCCCATTCCAAGAAAACCGAACGGAGCGTTAAAGTAGGGGATGCCTGATGATGATGCCACCTTGTTCGTCCGTCGCCAGGCGTTGTGCCTTGTACGGTGTCAGTCCAAGAACGGAACAGAACGGAACGCAGCATCTGATTCCTACCACTGCCACCTGCCGCACCCTTCTTCACCTGCCACCCACACTCGGTCGCCATCGTGGATGGTAGTAGTTTTTTTTAAAGGGGTATGTTATtgtatatataaaatatttataaaaaggTGGCGAATTGACCGCTGTTTCAGCGATGGTGGTAAAAGGACTCTCAATGCGTATTGTTGTGTTTGCATAAATAAATTGGATAAACAAAGTGGCCAATTGCTGCGCCGTTTCAACGAAGGCGCCAAATGGAATCCCAACACTATATTTTAGATTAGAGTGTAGTTGTGTAAAAAAAAGGAATATTTAATTTTATCAGCCCAATGTTATATTTTAGAGTTTTAATCACAATCATATTTTAGATTAGAGTGTTAATCCCAACACTATACTTTAGAAAAACGTACGGGCGCGAGCTTGGTGCCGTCGGTTTTTTTGTACGTACGTACACACCCAACCCAGCGCTGCCGCCCGCCCATTGGCCATTCCATTCCCACCGAACGCTCACGTTGCCGTCTCCGTCCTCAGCACCGCGAACGGCCGGCGGTTGGGGTGGCCGACACGTACCGAACCGGCGGTCGTTACTTCCTTCTGGTGGGTGGGCGACAGGGACACCTGTGCTACTGCTACTTGCCTACTGTAGGGTACCTTCCCACTTCATTCCCAGTCGTCTGACGACAACGGACAGCCTATCAGCATCAGATAAACCAAGACCGAGACCGGCGCGCCGTATGCATCCAGCTCCATCCGTGTGCCCAGTAGCACCACATTGCAAGCACTAGTAACGTGTGCGCCTCTACAACTTGTTCGTTCATGACAGGTCCTGATCTGATTGCTCGCCAAGCAAGCACGCCGATCTCTCTAAATATCCTGTCCATTGATGCTACAGTACTACCGTAGCAGGCTATAGATGGCCATTCGGCCCGGCACGGCCCAATGGTCACGGGCCGTGCCGAGCCAGCCCACGTGCGGCACCAACGGCCCAAGCATGGCCCTAAAGGCCGCGTGCCGTGCCGTGCTGGCCCGACTGGCccagtgtaacacctctggtgttacgagcttgcttagcaccgtgaGTTAGACCTAAATAATATTTTCGAAACAAGTTTCTCGgaattttttatttaaatataCTTGATGTGATAAGTGATTCCGGTGAcccagttttgtggactcgaataaacgtccaagttaaattactcagtgcgtaaagatatttaggaatgtcgaacgacgattctagcgaacggtttgttcggttagattaagcataaaaagcaacttttataaatagaataaaatccattaataaatagaatgatatatatatatatatatatatatatgggtttattttgataagctcAACCCGACGAGACAGAGCacagcagcttcgtttattttttctAGCGTACAGCGTACTCGTTGCATGGCAGTTATTACAGTTACGTCTCTTGTCGTGGCTCTGCATTGCTCTACACCACGGCGTGTTCGTTTGCCTACGCCCCCGTCCTTCTCTCCCTCGCTTGCGTCGCGTTCGATATTTTTATGTGAGCGCCAGTCGCACTGAGCATTCAAGCAGCAGAAGGTCCTTTTTcttttcccctctctctctctcacgcgcCTGTTTTTCAATGCCTCTTGTCTTTCTCTGTCTCACTGCCAGTTCCGTCGCTTCACCCTGTGCCTCTTGGCGTGCTCTCTGCTctctgccttgcttgtctctgctGCCGCAGTCTCATCCATGCCTGCCTCTGATGTCCTTTCGCACTGACGCCTTGCCGCCGTTCCTCTACCGCTGCCCCTCCTTTTTCTTACCGCAGCACCACGCCGCTGCCCGGCCACCGCATGCGCTGGCGCGCCTGAGCCGCGTGTGGCTCCTCGCCCTTCCTCTTGCACTCCTATGCTGCTCTACCTCCCAGCTTGCCTTGTGGCCGTCACTGCCCCACAGCACATGCCTTGGTCACGCCCGCCATGCCGC is part of the Miscanthus floridulus cultivar M001 chromosome 9, ASM1932011v1, whole genome shotgun sequence genome and encodes:
- the LOC136482354 gene encoding tricin synthase 1-like isoform X1, which produces MAAGGDIIALVHSSMDSSNKTLLKSEALYKYVLDTSVLPHEPECMRDLRLVTDKHAWGFMQSSPDEAQLLRMLIKLIGARNTLEVGVFTGYSLLATALALPDDGKVIAFDINRDYYNIGRPFIERAGVAGKVDFREGPALENLDALLADEANLGAFDFAFVDADKPNYVRYHEQLLRLVRVGGIIVYDNTLWCGTVAMPPETPMSDLDKRFSAAIRDLNVRLSADDRVEVCQLAIADGVTICRRLV
- the LOC136482354 gene encoding tricin synthase 1-like isoform X2, whose amino-acid sequence is MRDLRLVTDKHAWGFMQSSPDEAQLLRMLIKLIGARNTLEVGVFTGYSLLATALALPDDGKVIAFDINRDYYNIGRPFIERAGVAGKVDFREGPALENLDALLADEANLGAFDFAFVDADKPNYVRYHEQLLRLVRVGGIIVYDNTLWCGTVAMPPETPMSDLDKRFSAAIRDLNVRLSADDRVEVCQLAIADGVTICRRLV